The proteins below come from a single Sander vitreus isolate 19-12246 chromosome 15, sanVit1, whole genome shotgun sequence genomic window:
- the spns1 gene encoding protein spinster homolog 1: MSQGEQTSETAPFFSDDSEAEEQSGEAARRPPPEESPPSGVSKVRALLTVFILCYINLLNYMDRFTVAGVLPDIEQYFGIDDGKSGLLQTVFICSYMFLAPVFGYLGDRYNRKLIMSVGISFWALVTLASSYTPKEHFWVLLLTRGLVGVGEASYSTIAPTIIADLYVKEKRTNMLSIFYFAIPVGSGLGYIVGSQVGNLAKDWHWALRVTPGLGLIAVLLLLFVVKEPERGAIEARPEHQMHRTSWLEDLHALSKNYSFVLSTFGFTAVAFVTGSLALWAPTFLFRAAVFNGERAPCVEGNCAASDSLIFGAITVVTGVLGVTSGVLISRQLRTRTPRADPLVCATGLLLSAPFLYLAIVCAQASTNATYAFIFLGETFLSMNWAIVADMLLYVVVPTRRSTAEALQIVISHLLGDAGSPYMIGVVSDSLRKTDSFLWQFRSLQLSLLLCSFVAVIGGGFFLATALFIERDRQRAENHTSTEDEPIVVPKSGRSTRVPVSSVLI, encoded by the exons ATGTCCCAGGGCGAGCAGACGTCAGAGACGGCGCCGTTCTTCTCCGATGACAGCGAGGCGGAGGAGCAGAGTGGCGAGGCGGCGAGGCGGCCGCCACCGGAGGAGTCGCCGCCCAGCGGGGTGTCCAAGGTCCGGGCGCTGCTCACCGTCTTCATCCTCTGCTACATCAACCTGCTCAACTACATGGACCGCTTCACCGTGGCAG GTGTTCTCCCCGACATCGAGCAGTATTTCGGGATTGATGACGGGAAGTCCGGCCTACTCCAAACAG TTTTTATCTGCAGTTACATGTTCTTGGCTCCGGTCTTCGGTTACCTGGGCGACCGGTACAACAGGAAGTTGATCATGAGTGTCGGCATCTCATTCTGGGCTTTGGTGACTCTGGCCAGCTCCTACACCCCCAAAGAG CATTTCTGGGTGCTGCTGCTGACGCGCGGCCTGGTCGGCGTCGGAGAGGCCAGTTACTCCACCATCGCCCCCACCATCATCGCCGACCTCTACGTCAAGGAAAAGAGGACTAACATGCTCTCCATTTTCTATTTTGCCATCCCTGTCGGCAG CGGGCTCGGATACATCGTGGGCTCCCAGGTCGGTAACCTAGCGAAGGACTGGCACTGGGCTCTGCGG GTCACGCCGGGGTTGGGCCTGATcgccgtgctgctgctgcttttcgTCGTCAAGGAGCCTGAAAGAGGAGCGATCGAAGCCCGACCAGAGCATCAAATGCACCGGACCAGCTGGCTGGAGGACCTGCACGCCCTCAGCAAGAA CTACAGCTTTGTGTTGTCGACCTTCGGCTTCACAGCGGTGGCGTTTGTCACGGGCTCGCTGGCTCTTTGGGCTCCAACGTTCCTCTTCAGAGCTGCTGTCTTCAACGGGGAGAGAGCTCCCTGTGTGGAGGGAAACTGTGCCGCCTCAGACAG tttgattttcggGGCCATCACCGTGGTTACGGGTGTGCTGGGCGTGACCAGCGGCGTGCTGATCAGTCGGCAGCTGAGGACGAGGACGCCCCGAGCCGACCCGCTGGTCTGCGCCACCGGTCTCCTCCTCTCCGCACCTTTCCTCTACCTCGCCATCGTCTGCGCTCAGGCCAGCACCAACGCCACATAC GCCTTCATCTTCCTCGGAGAAACCTTCCTGTCCATGAACTGGGCCATCGTGGCCGACATGCTGCTG TACGTGGTCGTTCCAACGCGGCGCTCCACAGCTGAAGCTCTGCAGATCGTCATCAGTCATCTCCTGGGAGACGCAGGGAGTCCGTACATGATAGGAGT TGTTTCAGACTCTCTGAGGAAGACGGACTCGTTCCTGTGGCAGTTTCGCTCTCTGCagctctctctcctgctctgcTCCTTCGTGGCTGTGATTGGCGGAGGGTTCTTCCTCGCCACCGCCCTCTTCATCGAAAGAGACCGCCAGCGGGCAGAGAACCACACCTCCACAG AAGACGAGCCGATCGTCGTACCGAAGAGCGGCCGGTCCACCAGAGTCCCGGTGTCCAGTGTCCTCATCTGA